From a single Veillonellales bacterium genomic region:
- a CDS encoding GDSL-type esterase/lipase family protein, whose protein sequence is MKNIKIAAIGDSITFGYPYTPGQSWFNRAAGRLNISHVNSGVNGDTTEGMASRFGRDVLRHQPTHVIIMGGTNDAYLGSDVASVMDNIRYMSERALEDSIVPIIGLPIPCNDLAEELLLGKYRKEIRSYAAGGGLDVIDFHAAMTDSNGTKIKAGLHCDGIHPNEDGYSVMTDAAVKFLVEKLMMRESNI, encoded by the coding sequence GTGAAGAACATAAAAATAGCCGCTATTGGCGACTCAATAACCTTCGGTTATCCATATACGCCGGGGCAATCCTGGTTTAATCGTGCTGCCGGGAGGTTAAACATTTCCCATGTGAACAGTGGCGTTAACGGTGATACCACTGAGGGAATGGCTAGCCGTTTTGGCCGCGATGTTTTGCGGCATCAGCCGACGCACGTTATCATCATGGGAGGCACTAATGATGCATATTTGGGGAGTGACGTTGCCAGTGTAATGGATAACATTCGCTATATGTCAGAGCGGGCTTTAGAGGACAGCATCGTGCCGATTATTGGCCTTCCTATTCCCTGCAATGATTTAGCAGAAGAACTGCTGCTTGGGAAATATCGCAAGGAGATACGAAGCTATGCTGCCGGAGGAGGGCTTGATGTCATTGATTTTCATGCTGCAATGACAGACTCAAATGGCACAAAAATTAAAGCAGGGCTTCATTGTGATGGCATACATCCCAACGAAGATGGGTACAGCGTTATGACCGATGCCGCTGTTAAATTTCTCGTTGAGAAATTAATGATGCGCGAGTCGAATATTTAG
- a CDS encoding phospholipase D family protein — protein sequence MRKKMTKYAATTFVILIALLVGFVAGCTTKNPLISAENKNTPRAAVVMPDNIKGVHNIQFAGTIDVAFSPGGGITGMVTNEIANAKKSIQVQAYSFTSTEIIQALISAKKRGVDVRIIIDKSNVTGDDKDNPKEQKEKKLLASIVDSGILMKVDSDFQIAHSKVMIIDGLDVITGSFNFTYSAEHNNAENCLILHGNKQLADEYVKNWQWRWDATKPYTK from the coding sequence ATGCGAAAAAAAATGACCAAGTATGCTGCTACAACTTTTGTAATCTTGATTGCTTTGCTGGTCGGCTTCGTTGCCGGATGTACGACTAAAAATCCGCTAATCTCTGCTGAAAATAAGAATACGCCACGGGCTGCGGTTGTTATGCCGGACAACATAAAGGGAGTTCACAACATTCAATTTGCGGGCACAATCGACGTAGCCTTCAGCCCCGGGGGGGGAATCACCGGTATGGTAACCAATGAAATTGCAAATGCGAAAAAAAGCATTCAAGTGCAAGCATATAGTTTTACCTCGACTGAAATAATTCAGGCTCTCATAAGTGCAAAGAAGCGCGGCGTTGATGTCCGGATCATCATTGACAAAAGCAACGTAACCGGTGATGATAAAGACAATCCCAAGGAGCAAAAAGAAAAGAAACTCCTAGCTTCTATTGTTGATAGCGGAATATTAATGAAAGTTGATTCTGACTTTCAAATCGCACATAGCAAAGTTATGATAATTGATGGGCTTGATGTTATAACCGGTTCCTTTAATTTTACCTATTCGGCAGAACATAATAATGCTGAAAACTGTTTGATACTCCATGGGAATAAGCAACTTGCCGATGAATACGTAAAAAATTGGCAGTGGAGATGGGACGCTACGAAACCATATACAAAATAG